One Triticum dicoccoides isolate Atlit2015 ecotype Zavitan chromosome 5B, WEW_v2.0, whole genome shotgun sequence genomic window carries:
- the LOC119307105 gene encoding probable serine/threonine-protein kinase PBL6, protein MANNLQHFVTVMPRVIPFRSLQEITNNFAEEQVVGHGGYGEVYKGIYEGVEIAVKKLYLMPYLGVAYSKQFDNELLNLMSVQHQNIIKLIGYCYEVYNKVTLLEERYIYVESEQRFLCFEYMRRGSLDKHLSDESGGLDWHTRYKIIMGVSEGLNFLHNGLKDPVYHLDLKPANILLDESWMPKICDFGLSRLVASTKSHNTVDRIGSHPFMPPEYIVRGTISKKYDVFSLGVTIIQIIAGPQGYSKYSDMSSQEFTELVHMNWRGRIGGTSTHVEEYCQQVKKCIKIASDCVEQDKDRRPTIEYIMETLEHIETVTHRTVKEEEELLEQIETPIHRAIEEENEGEQEQEKYGPWGGNAGTAHDIEAASHQLHSVTILWGDVIDSFKFTYSDHSGHQHIVGPWGGTGGTFQTTIKLGPREFLTEISGKFGPYSCSQSDVITSLKFVTNEEEHGPFGLAGLAAGDPFRIKLESNWAIVGFFARAEGFVHAIGVYARPNRSTS, encoded by the exons ATGGCGAACAATTTACAACATTTTGTCACTGTAATGCCAAGGGTCATTCCATTTCGGTCGTTACAAGAAATTACAAATAATTTTGCAGAGGAGCAAGTGGTTGGTCATGGTGGCTATGGTGAAGTTTACAAG GGGATATATGAGGGGGTAGAAATTGCTGTGAAAAAGCTTTATCTGATGCCATATCTTGGTGTTGCGTATAGCAAGCAatttgacaatgagcttcttaatcttaTGAGTGTCCAGCATCAAAATATTATCAAGTTAATTGGCTACTGCTATGAAGTATATAATAAAGTTACTTTGCTCGAAGAACGATATATTTATGTTGAGTCAGAACAAAGATTTCTCTGCTTCGAGTACATGCGCCGTGGAAGCCTTGACAAACATCTTTCTG ATGAATCCGGCGGACTTGATTGGCACACACGTTACAAAATAATCATGGGAGTTTCTGAGGGTTTAAATTTCCTTCATAATGGACTCAAAGATCCAGTTTACCATCTGGACTTAAAACCTGCAAACATATTATTGGATGAGAGCTGGATGCCAAAAATTTGTGATTTTGGTCTGTCAAGACTTGTTGCTTCAACAAAAAGTCATAACACAGTGGATCGTATAGGATCACA TCCCTTCATGCCACCAGAATACATAGTAAGGGGCACAATATCCAAGAAGTATGATGTATTCAGCTTAGGTGTCACAATCATACAAATAATTGCAGGACCCCAAGGCTACTCCAAATATTCAGATATGTCTTCCCAAGAATTTACTGAGCTT GTACACATGAATTGGCGGGGAAGGATAGGGGGAACATCAACACATGTGGAAGAATATTGCCAGCAAGTCAAGAAATGCATCAAAATTGCATCAGATTGCGTGGAGCAAGACAAAGATAGAAGGCCCACTATAGAATATATCATGGAGACGTTGGAACATATTGAAACGGTGACTCACAGAAcagtaaaagaagaagaagagctgttGGAACAGATAGAAACCCCGATTCACAGAGcaatagaagaagaaaatgaaggagAACAAGAGCAGGAGAAG TATGGGCCATGGGGAGGAAATGCTGGGACAGCTCATGACATTGAGGCGGCATCCCACCAGCTCCATAGCGTAACAATTCTTTGGGGCGATGTAATTGATTCATTTAAGTTTACATATAGCGATCATAGTGGGCATCAACACATTGTTGGTCCATGGGGTGGTACTGGTGGTACCTTCCAAACTACG ATCAAACTTGGACCACGGGAGTTCCTGACAGAAATTTCTGGAAAATTTGGACCATATTCATGTTCACAGTCCGATGTGATAACATCACTTAAGTTTGTCACCAATGAGGAAGAACATGGACCTTTTGGTCTGGCAGGACTGGCAGCAGGAGATCCTTTCCGCATCAAATTGGAAAGCAATTGGGCTATAGTTGGGTTTTTTGCACGTGCAGAGGGATTTGTTCATGCAATTGGTGTCTATGCGAGACCCAATCGTTCAACCTCTTGA